A stretch of the Lolium perenne isolate Kyuss_39 chromosome 3, Kyuss_2.0, whole genome shotgun sequence genome encodes the following:
- the LOC127342201 gene encoding AT-hook motif nuclear-localized protein 21-like has translation MGMATAAATTDDLRQPCRPRPGAQLCSGSKNRGPKPPVVIAHECPSAMRAHVLEVPAGRDVLSCVAAFTRRGRRGALVLGAAGRVVDAVLCREPSPLVLRGTAEILGLAGCFFPSSASPAGVAVFLAGPRGGVLGGGVAEGGLMAAGPVVVMVATFVAAAFDRLPLVKGDESARADGCGVAGHWRCASLPLQQQCGWAPLCRKLGAKS, from the coding sequence ATGGGCATGGCGACCGCAGCCGCCACGACGGACGATCTCCGGCAGCCGTGCAGGCCTCGGCCGGGCGCGCAGCTGTGCTCCGGCTCCAAGAACCGGGGCCCGAAGCCGCCGGTGGTGATCGCGCACGAGTGCCCCAGCGCGATGCGCGCCCACGTCCTGGAGGTGCCCGCGGGGCGCGACGTGCTGTCGTGCGTGGCGGCGTTCACGCGGCGCGGGCGCCGCGGCGCGCTGGTGCTGGGCGCGGCCGGGCGCGTCGTGGACGCCGTGCTCTGCAGGGAGCCCTCGCCGCTGGTGCTCCGGGGCACGGCGGAGATCCTGGGACTGGCGGGGTGCTTCTTCCCGTCTTCCGCCTCGCCGGCAGGCGTGGCGGTGTTCCTGGCCGGGCCGCGGGGCGGCGTGCTGGGCGGCGGCGTCGCGGAGGGAGGGCTCATGGCCGCCGGGCCGGTGGTGGTCATGGTGGCCACGTTCGTCGCGGCCGCGTTCGACCGGTTGCCGCTGGTGAAGGGGGACGAATCCGCCAGGGCTGACGGGTGCGGCGTGGCCGGACACTGGCGGTGCGCTAGCCTGCCGCTGCAGCAACAGTGCGGCTGGGCGCCGCTGTGTCGTAAGCTGGGCGCCAAGAGCTGA
- the LOC127342200 gene encoding factor of DNA methylation 1 yields MDLDMDDYMDPYDEAEADAAAEAAGVNGPTIAASDGEESDDSDAESDYEDKSYALLKSGKHRVRNPDGTFRCPFCPGKKKQDYKLKDLLQHADGIGVSSKHRRHGRERAFHRAFGRFVREDPSLAHELATIVGLPDPYPAAPPKPDAAAAAADKGKAVLPNGHITGGSSSAAATQGPPQDGKEKFAWPWCGILAAGAGFNADAFADRVAMFSPENIVPLVFDESQGMECYAIVRFAPGWGGFSDALALDNHFSMNKLGKKEWEASKISSGGALNNGEGNNSSDSEIKVYGWVAREVEYTAGDLVGRYLRKHTNLNTIDEITKRQREPMGKVVAKLASQLQAKNQHVQDLETKTNATEFSIARLEADNRKLHEEYNEAMRNLHRKARDNAVRIFQDNENLKLEIENNKRELISRAKELEKLSAENANDRKRLAELADEKQKTKDDKSELELASIEQQRNDEDILKLVEDQKREKEDALARMLELEKELHEKRELELEVTRLNGTLQVMKHLEGDDDGDIHNKMEKLSERLEHERKRLEEMSGELVKKERESNDELQEARKELITGLDDILSGRTAIGIKRMGELDVRPFENACRRKYGNDDYEMRAAELISAWQDEIKKPAWHPYKFIKADDGTDKEVVNNDDPRLRELWLDYGDDVCNAVKIALSEVNEYNPSGRYVVPELWNFQKNRKATMKEVFRYIFQQMETPGKRRRGR; encoded by the exons ATGGATCTCGACATGGACGACTACATGGACCCCTACGACGAGGCGGAGGCCGACGCCGCCGCGGAGGCCGCCGGCGTCAACGGCCCCACCATTGCCGCGTCCGACGGCGAGGAGTCGGACGACTCCGACGCCGAGAGCGACTACGAGGACAAGTCCTACGCCCTGCTCAAGTCCGGCAAGCACCGGGTGCGCAACCCGGACGGCACCTTCCGCTGCCCCTTCTGCCCgggcaagaagaagcaggactacAAGCTCAAGGACCTCCTCCAGCACGCCGACGGCATCGGCGTCTCCAGCAAGCACCGCCGCCACGGCAGGGAGCGCGCCTTCCACCGCGCCTTTGGCCGCTTCGTCCGCGAGGACCCCTCCTTAGCCCACGAGCTGGCCACCATCGTTGGCCTTCCAGACCCGTATCCGGCTGCCCCTCCTAAaccagatgccgccgccgccgccgctgacaAGGGAAAGGCCGTCCTTCCCAATGGCCACATCACTGGAGGATCCAGCTCTGCGGCAGCCACCCAGGGACCGCCGCAGGATGGGAAGGAGAAGTTCGCTTGGCCATGGTGTGGGATCCTTGCCGCAGGTGCCGGGTTCAATGCCGATGCCTTTGCCGATAGAGTGGCCATGTTCAGCCCGGAAAACATCGTGCCCTTAGTTTTCGACGAGTCTCAAGGCATGGAATGTTACGCGATCGTGCGCTTCGCTCCTGGCTGGGGTGGATTCAGCGACGCTCTCGCGCTCGACAACCATTTCAGCATGAATAAGCTTGGCAAGAAGGAATGGGAGGCATCAAAGATTAGTTCTGGAGGTGCTCTGAACAACGGAGAGGGGAACAACAGCAGCGATTCTGAGATTAAGGTTTATGGATGGGTTGCCCGAGAGGTGGAATACACCGCTGGGGATCTGGTGGGAAGATACTTGAGGAAGCATACCAATCTCAACACCATAGATGAGATCACCAAGCGTCAGAGGGAGCCAATGGGCAAGGTTGTGGCTAAACTGGCATCTCAGCTCCAGGCTAAGAATCAACATGTGCAGGATCTCGAGACAAAGACAAATGCAACTGAGTTCTCTATTGCAAGGCTTGAGGCTGACAATAGGAAGCTGCATGAGGAATATAATGAAG CAATGCGCAACCTGCATCGCAAGGCTCGTGACAATGCTGTGAGGATCTTCCAGGACAACGAAAATTTGAAGCTTGAAATAGAAAACAACAAGAGAGAACTGATTTCACGTGCTAAGGAGCTGGAGAAGTTGTCAGCTGAGAATGCTAACGACAGGAAAAGGCTTGCTGAACTTGCTGATGAGAAGCAAAAG ACAAAAGACGACAAAAGTGAACTTGAGCTGGCGAGTATAGAGCAGCAGAGGAATGATGAAGATATTTTGAAGCTAGTCGAGGACCAGAAG AGGGAAAAGGAGGATGCCCTTGCAAGAATGCTTGAGTTGGAAAAGGAGCTGCATGAGAAACgagaacttgagcttgaagtgaCGCGATTGAATGGCACACTCCAAGTGATGAAACATTTGGAGGGAGATGATGATGGGGATATTCATAACAAGATGGAGAAGCTTAGTGAAAGACTAGAGCATGAAAGGAAACGCCTGGAAGAGATGAGCGGAGAGCTGGTGAAGAAAGAGCGTGAAAGTAACGACGAGTTACAGGAGGCCCGGAAAGAACTGATAACG GGTTTGGATGACATACTAAGCGGGCGGACAGCTATCGGGATCAAAAGAATGGGCGAACTTGATGTAAGGCCTTTTGAGAATGCATGCAGGAGAAAGTATGGGAATGATGATTATGAGATGAGAGCAGCAGAGCTGATCTCAGCTTGGCAGGACGAAATAAAGAAGCCAGCATGGCATCCTTATAAGTTTATTAAGGCTGATGATGGAACCGACAAG GAAGTTGTAAATAACGATGACCCAAGACTGCGGGAATTGTGGCTTGATTATGGTGACGATGTGTGTAACGCAGTGAAGATCGCTCTGAGCGAAGTAAACGAGTACAACCCCAGCGGAAGGTATGTGGTTCCAGAGCTATGGAACTTCCAGAAAAATAGGAAGGCGACGATGAAAGAGGTGTTCAGGTACATCTTCCAGCAGATGGAGACACCGGGAAAGCGCAGGAGGGGTAGATGA